Below is a window of Ovis aries strain OAR_USU_Benz2616 breed Rambouillet chromosome 20, ARS-UI_Ramb_v3.0, whole genome shotgun sequence DNA.
aggaagaggaggaagaagaagaggaggaggaggaggaggaagaagaggaggaagatgaagAGTCCGGCAATCAGTCTGACAGGGTAGGATGGGAGGCCGGCGGCCCCGGAGGAGTGGAGACTGCAGGACCGGAGGTCTGAGTCCTCCAAGGAGGGGGTTACGGACTGGGGGCCACCCGCCACCCTAatgctcctcctcctgcccagagTGGTTCCAGTGGCCGCCGCAAAGCCAAGAAGAAATGGCGGAAGGACAGCCCGTGGGTGAAGCCATCACGGAAACGGCGGAAACGAGAGCCTCCGAGGGCCAAGGAGCCACGAGGTGAGGAGGCCCCTCTGCTTTGGggtcccctcctccagccccctcccGGCCCCCAGAAAGCGTGCATGCACACCCACGCTCCGCATGCACCCCCGCGTCCAGGCACCTGTGAGCTCGCACtctcactctctctgtctctgtgtcagGAGTGAATGGTGTGGGCTCCTCAGGCCCCAGTGAGTACATGGAGGTCCCTCTGGGGTCCCTGGAGCTGCCCAGCGAGGGGACCCTCTCTCCCAACCACGCTGGTAATTGCCAATTGCCGATTGCCGGGATAGGGAGCCACTAGGGGTGCCCTCAGGGCcagaggggatggggaggagggggaccCCGCTGGAGCTGGGGTGTCCATGACCTGACTTTGGGGGTTCTGGAGCATGGAGGGAAAGTCAGGGTGGGGGTGAGAGGCCCCATGAGGGGTCCTGGTGGGTGAGGGGCTGGGCCGCCCTCAACTCCCTGCTCCCTCTATCCAAGGGGTGTCCAATGACACATCTTCGCTGGAGACAGAACGCGGGTTTGAGGAGCTGCCCCTCTGCAGCTGCCGCATGGAGGCCCCCAAGATAGACCGCATCAGCGAGAGAGCGGGACACAAGTGCATGGCCACGGAGAGCGTGGACGGAGAGGTGGGCCCGGGGCGCTGGCCGGCGAGATGCCAGGGCAGCCGGCCCCGGAGCCCAGCCTCACCTCTTGTCACCCGGCCTCGCCGCCCACAGCTGTCCGGCTGCAACGCTGCCATCCTCAAGCGGGAGACCATGAGACCGTCCAGCCGCGTGGCCCTGATGGTGCTCTGTGAGACCCACCGCGCACGCATGGTCAAACATCACTGCTGCCCCGGCTGTGGCTACTTCTGTACGGCGGTGAGtgaccagcagggcagccaggcGGCATGccccacaggggcaggggctcccGGAGCCTGACTGCGTTGTTTCCTTGCCCCTAGGGCACCTTCCTGGAGTGTCACCCTGACTTCCGTGTGGCCCACCGCTTCCACAAGGCCTGTGTGTCCCAGCTAAATGGGATGGTCTTCTGTCCCCACTGTGGGGAGGACGCATCTGAGGCCCAGGAGGTGACCATCCCCCGGGGGGATGGGGTGACCCCACCAGCTGGCACTGCGGCCcccgctcccccacccctggcccaggATGCCCCCGGGAGAGCGGACACTTCCCAGCCCAGGTACTGGCTTCGCCCTTGCCTTCTGTCTCTTCCCTGCGTGGTCCCCATCTGCCCTAGACATTCGCACCTTCTTCCACAGTGCCCGGATGCGGGGGCAGGGGGAGCCTCGGCGTCCACCCTGTGACCCTCTGGCCGACACCATCGACAGCTCAGGGCCCTCCCTAGCCCTGCCCAACGGGGGCTGCCTCTCAGCTGTAGGGCTGCCACCAGGGCCAGGCCgggaggccctggagaaggcCCTGGTCATCCAGGAGTCGGAGAGGTGAGTAGGGGTTGCACGCGTGGGCGCAGCCGCTGGGACTGGGGCTGGGAGCGTGGATCCGTGGCCCTTGGGACTGGTACTTGAATCTGAGGGCCCCTCTCCCCGGCAGGCGGAAGAAGCTCCGGTTCCACCCCCGGCAGTTGTACCTGTCCGTAAAGCAAGGGGAGCTGCAGAAGGTGATCCTGATGCTGTGTGAGTGTCGCCCTCGCTCATTCAGCAGACCCTACCTGCGCGCTGCTTGTGTGCCCGTCCCTGGGCTCGGAGCCAGGAGGGCAGCCGCGAGGGACATGGTCTTTGCCCTGAAGGACGAGGCTGGTAGGGGACGCAGACACACAGGTCGCCCGTGATGATGGGGACTGTGGTGGCGATAAACGCAGAGGCCCTGGGCCCTATTCTGAGAGCTTATACACTTTCACTCACTTGTATCTTCCCAGTGGAGACTCAGAGCGGTGAATTGGCTTGCCCAGTGCACAGGGTACTGAGGGGCTGGGGCCATTTGAACTTGGGCAGAGCTGGTGCTCTTAACGTCTACTCTCGTGAGGCTGTGCCACGGTGGATGTGAGCACAGGGGAGGCCCAGGAGGCACCCCTGACCAGGCCTGGGGTCCTGAGAAGCCTTCCTGAATGAGATGCCACCCACCCCCACGCTTGCTCACCGCATGTCCCTCCCTCTCCCGGTGTGGTGGGCTCTCCCCACAGTGGACAACTTGGACCCCAACTTCCAGAGTGACCAGCAGAGCAAGCGCACACCCCTGCACGCGGCTGCCCAGAAGGGCTCTGTGGAGATCTGCCATGTGCTGCTACAGGTCAGCGTGGGCCCCACCTGGGACCacagcaccccaccccaccccacctcagccCCTCCCTGGTGCCAACAGACCTTCCATGCAGGCTGGAGCCAACATCAATGCCGTGGACAAGCAGCAGCGGACGCCGCTGATGGAGGCCGTGGTGAACAACCATCTGGAGGTGGCTCGCTACATGGTGCAGCGCGGGGGCTGCGTCTACAGCAAGGTGCGTGGCCACACAGGCCCAGGCCGGGCTCAGGGGCCGGGCCTGAGGTGCCAGCCTGAGGACTCATCTGCCCGCATCTCCCCCAGGAGGAAGACGGCTCCACCTGCCTCCACCACGCCGCCAAAATTGGGAACCTGGAGATGGTCAGcctgttgctgagcacaggaCAGGTGGACGTCAACGCCCAGGTCAGCAGCCTGGTCCCCTTTCTCCCTCATCTGACCTCTGACCCTTTCCCTGCATGTCACACTGTTCCAGCCTGTTCCTatctcttttctctgcttcacttgtatttctcttcattcttttctggttctttttgtttttctttaccagTTTTCACTTGCTGCCTTAATGTCTGGAACTGGCCAGTATTAACTCAGTTTTTCACCTGTTGGAGGTGTTTTAGTCTGTGTTCTCCTTGATCTTTGAGCCGTTCCATCCTTTGTCCAGAAGAAGCCCCTTGCCACAGGCTTCTGTGGCTTTGAACTGATCCAGTAGCCTTTGAGAGCATCCTTGTCAGCAGCTGTCCTGCGCCAGACTCAGACTCTACCACTTTCTAAGAAACTCTGATCCCTTTAAGTGGGAAATATTTTTTTGGAGACTACAACAATCTGTGTACCTGAAGGTGGTTATTGCTCTTGGGGTCCCTGCTTCTCTTGGGAGTGGGTAGATCtaggaaatattttttagaaagagaaaaattacttTGCAGTCATGAGCAGTAGACACTATTAGTCCCAGTTtatagatgaagacactgagacccagagagcttGAATACCTGCCCCGGGGCGCCACTGCCTATGGGTGGTGGAGCCGCGACTCTGTGTGAGCAGGGcccttccctccccgcccccaggacAGCGGCGGGTGGACCCCCATCATCTGGGCTGCAGAGCATAAGCACATAGAAGTGATCCGCATGCTTCTGACACGGGGCGCGGATGTCACTCTCACCGACAACGTGAGTGAAGGGTTGGTGGGGATGCCGGAGGCGGGCTCAGTCCTGCCCTGCACCTGAGCTAGCTGCCGGCTGGGCTCAAGCCTCACCCCCTTCCGCCTCCACAGGAGGAGAACATCTGCCTGCACTGGGCCTCCTTCACCGGCAGCGCTGCCATCGCCGAGGTCCTCCTGAACGCCCGCTGTGACCTCCATGCTGTCAATTACCATGGGGACACACCCCTGCACATTGCGGCCCGGGAGAGCTACCACGACTGCGTGCTGtgagccccccgcccccgcacacacacccccacacacgcCTCTGCCACCTCTCACGGCCAGGTGCCCCACAGGTTCCCTGTCCCCTCCCAGGTTGTTCCTGTCACGTGGGGCGAACCCTGAGCTGCGGAACAAGGAAGGGGACACGGCGTGGGACCTGACCCCCGAGCGCTCCGACGTGTGGTTTGCCCTCCAGCTCAACCGCAAGCTCCGGCTCGGGGTGGGGAATCGGGCCATCCGCACGGAGAAGATAATTTGCCGGTGAGCCTGGGCTCTCTACGCACAcagagccccctccccaggccccttgGAGCCTCGGAATCCCCAGAACCACCTCCGTCCCCCCTGCAACATACACAGCTAGGGTTGGCAGATACAGCAAATAAAGGTAGACATCTGGCTAAATTAGAATTTCAGGTGAGCAACGCatacttttttaatgtttaagagtGTTCTGAGCAATATATTTgggacatgaaagtgaaagtgttagtcactcagtcctgtccaactttgtgacttcgtgaactatagcctgccaggctcctctgtccaggggattctccaggcaagaatactggactgggttgccatgccctcctccaggagatcttgccaacccagggttcgaacccaggtctcccgcattgcaggtggattctttactgtctgagtcaccagggaagcgctgTACTAAAAAAGTTATTTCCTGATTATCTGATctgaaatttagatttttaaCAAAGTGTCCTGCCTTTGACCTGGTACCCCCAGaacaccctctcccctcccccagccctctccTTGCTCCTAGGGAAGCCCTCACCCCATGCTCTAGCCACCCAGCTCCATCTCCCCTCCTGCCAGGGACGTGGCTCGGGGCTATGAGAACGTCCCCATCCCTTGTGTCAATGGTGTGGACGGGGAGCCCTGCCCCGAGGATTACAAGTACATCTCAGAGAACTGCGAGACGTCCACCATGAACATTGACCGCAACATCACCCACCTACAGGTGAGTGTGGGGCCCTGGGACCAACTCCCACAGGGGCACCCAGAGCCACCAAGTGGAGCCGGGCAGGTTGTGGGCCAACAAGGGCGCCTGGCCAAGGTGGTGGGGCTGAAAGGGACCTCTGGTGTGGGCTTGTATCCACCTGGGGAAGGGGACCTTTTTCTAGGACACATGAAGGTGTCGCATGGGCTCAAGGTGGCCCTAGAGATACCCCTGTCAGCAGCATCTTGATTCCCCCGCATCCTGGGACCATTACCACCACTGCCTTACAGTGTGAACCCTACAGAAAGGACAGCAGTTGGGGGGGCTTGAGGGGGTAAGCCGAGGTGTCTGGGCCGATTCTGAGGGCTGAGCTGACCCTACCTCCCGCCCCAGCACTGCACGTGTGTGGATGACTGCTCCAGCTCCAACTGCCTGTGTGGCCAGCTCAGCATCCGCTGTTGGTATGACAAGGTGCGTGCCCTGGCCATCTGCCCATCCACTCCTCCGGAGCTGGCCTCTGACACCAACCCTGTGGGGCCTCGTCCCTTGCCTTCTGTCCTGTGGGGAAAGTAGCAGAGAGAGCAGGGCGAGACCCAGGACTCCTAGGACGTTGCCAAGCCAGAGACGTGGTATACGCAGATCAAGGGCGATGGTTGTGGGTTTCCTGTTGGATGAACTCAGAGTATACGTGGCCTCCCTGAGTCTGGGGTGGGGTCAGTGGTGGATTTTTCGGTGAAGTCTTGGGAGTCCTGGGCAGCTGAGGGGAGCATCACACAAAAACCACTGTCCTCCTCTCCCTCGACCCCAGGATGGGCGGCTGCTCCAGGAATTTAATAAGATCGAGCCCCCGCTGATTTTTGAGTGTAACCAGGCATGCTCCTGCTGGAGAAACTGCAAGAACAGAGTCGTCCAGAGCGGCATCAAGTGAGTCCCTGCCCCTCGGCCCTCCTCATccccctttctcccttctctcctttggGAAGCTTCCACGTCACCCCCCTCAATACCATCCTCTCTCCCACCACCAGGGTGCGACTGCAGCTCTACCGAACAGCCAAGATGGGTTGGGGGGTCCGTGCCCTGCAGACCATTCCCCAGGGTACCTTCATTTGCGAGTGAGTGGTTGAGGGGGAGGGGTACTCTGGCTCTTGGGGGCAAAGGGCTGGGTGTGGGGCCATGGCTGACTCCCAGGCatccctctctgctctcctccctaATGGGTCCACCTGGCCAGCCTCCTCTGACCGCCATCCCCGAGCCTCCACTCTGCCCAGGCCACAGGGCCTGCGTCTTTCCCTCCCCATCAGTGTCTTTCTGAGCCTCACactccctctcccctgcccttcTCAACTGGGGAAAGCCCCAGTTTTAACAGACCAGGGTTTAAGCCCCATTCTGCCACTGGGAGTCCTCGGCCAAGTTCACAACCACTTTGAGCCTCCTCCTTCTTGTCTGCAAAATGGAGGTGATAACAACTACCCTTCTGTCCACCTCCTCAAGGGCCTCGGGCCTGTCCGTCTGCCAGTTCTTTCTCTTCCCAGCATCTATAACTTCTCCATGTCGCCCAGCTTTTACCTCATGGTCTTCAAACTTAATCttctttggcttaaaaaaaaaaagtcattcagCCCTATGTGGCTATTTAAGAAACCATTCATTTTTCCTCCATCATGTCATCTCTCAGTTTGACTCAGATAAGCGGCCTCTTCCTGCTAGGTCTGTTTCACCCCCATCCACTCCCTGCTCATCCCTGCCCAGATCTGCCTTTGTCCtctccctctgcttcctctcGTCAGTCCACACACCCCGACCCCTGTGTCTCAGTCTGCATTCTCCTGGCATCTGCCACCCCCTTAGCTCTGGCTCCCATGACACTACCCTTACCCGCAACtcatcctttcttcctcttcaccAGCTCCTCTCCCTCTGTTTTCCAAACGTGAGTGCTTCCTCCCCAGCTCTTCAGAGCTCCTGGGGCTGCATCCCTTCCTGCAGTTCTCACCTCTCTCCTGTCCTCAGCCCGACCTTGCCCCACCTGCTGGGTGATTTCCTCATCCTCCCCACGTCCACACCTGAACAGATTCCCCACCCAGGCCCACTGCCAAGATGCTCATCCCTTCACCCCAGAGGTTCGGCATTTCCCTGCTGCCCCGAATCATCCTCTGGTGCAGCTTGACCCTTCCCTTTAGCTTCCCCACCGCTGCTACCCCAATGGCCCCACACTTCTCACCCCTGCCCCACACTGTCGGTCCTGCCTGTTGGTCTAGCTGTCCCGGGGGGACCCCAACTGCCCAGAGTTTGTCCTATGTGTACTCTCACATGTCTGcgtccccaggctcctcttcctgATCCCCCTTCTGGATGGggacctcccaccccctccctgccaGGTCATGTCTCCTATCCTTGGGTCACCCACCCCAGCCATGTGGATCTGTGAGATTCACAGACAGTGACTAGGGCAGCTGACAAACGGTGGAAGAGGACTCCCAGGctgtggggagaggcagggcctGGAGCCTACTTCCAGTAACTCCCTGCTCACCTCCAGAACCACCACTTCCTGCCCAACAGGTATGTCGGAGAACTGATCTCTGATGCCGAGGCTGATGTGAGAGAGGACGATTCTTATCTCTTCGACCTGGACAATAAGGTGGGCAGGAGACCCCCTTGCCCTCCTCCTCTCAAGCAGCAGATGGAAACCTGGGGAGGAGGGACCAGGTGATCAGTGGGGCAAGGAGGTTGGCCAGCCAGCAGGGTGGTGGTAGATGTGATGAGTGATGCTCCCCCCTCAGGATGGAGAGGTGTACTGCATCGATGCCCGTTACTACGGCAACATCAGCCGGTTCATCAACCACTTGTGTGACCCCAACATCATCCCCGTCCGGGTCTTCATGCTGCACCAGGACCTGAGATTTCCACGCATCGCCTTCTTCAGTTCCCGAGACATCCGGGCCGGGGAGGAGCTGGGGTGAGGCCTCCTGAGGCTCAGCCAGGGGTGTGGGAGATGTAGCAAGCCCCAGACCAAAAGCAGAAGGCTGGCAAGTGCCTGGTTTCCAGGCATAGATTAGAGCAGAGCCTCTCTGAAGTCACTGTAGACAGTCCTGGACCTCACGGAGTTTGAGTTAGTAGGTTTGGGGTGGGTCGTGAGAGCCTTCACTTCTAACAAGCTCCCGGCATTGCCAGGGCATTTGAACCTAGGAGGGCTTAGAGCCCCTCTGAAGATGGGAGTGGGTGCTCTGGAGTGGGTCTGGACTCCACAAATCTCTTGTGCTCCTCTGACAGGTTTGACTATGGTGACCGCTTCTGGGACATCAAAAGCAAGTACTTCACCTGCCAGTGTGGCTCTGAGAAGTGCAAGCACTCGGCTGAGGCCATTGCCCTGGAGCAGAGCCGCCTGGCCCGCCTGGACCCACACCCTGAGCTGCTGCCTGAGCTCAGCTCCCTGCCCCCCGTCAACCCCTGAGATCGGACCACAGCTGCTGTCCCACCCCTGGACGGCCACCAGCTCCGTAGCTACTTCTGCCGCTTGCCCACAGCCCACGCCTGGGGGCTTTTACCGTCTCCTCTCTCCCTTACCTCTTCACACATTCACAGCCAGCTCCCAGCCAGGCCCTGGAGGTCTGACAGCCCCTGTCTCCCAGAGCTGGTTCTTTCCTGGGAGGGTGACTTCAGGGCTGGCCACCCCTCCCCCCGCAagtctccccccaacccccgttCCCCACCCTCAACTGAAGTTTGATGAAATTGACCCTCTGTGCtaattggtttcctttgttctcaataaatgttgggTTTATAATAAACTGGACAATTGTTGACGGAAAAGCACACACAGCCTGAGGGAATGTGGGTCCAAGGGGCAGAAAGGGGATGGGAAGGGGGCTGGGCAGGTGTGGCTGGTGTGGATAGCCCTCCAGGCGAAGGGGAAGGTTATGGGGGGAATTACTGTGGGGCAGAGTCTAGTCTAGGGTAGGTCTTACCTCCACACTTCCGGTAGGAGGGCGTGGGTGTGACTGTATTACAGTTGGAAGTAGTTTACAGAATTCTAAAGGATTTTCTTAGAGTGTGTGAGTTCCTCAGGCCACGGACCATGAGCCCTGACCTGACCCACATCCCAGGCTTTCCTTCCCGCACTCCAGCTTCCAGCGCTCAGCTGAGTCCAGAAGGAACTCGAGTGTGTCGGGGACcacaggcaggggaggggctgtgaCGTGTGCAGAGGGCGGGGCTGGTGGCAGGTGAGCCGCCAGGTCTCCTGGGCTCCAATCACTCCGGGAGACTGAGCCATGGGGGGAAAACAGGACCAGGACGAGGAGGCCTACGGTGAGGCGGAGGGCTGGGGGCAGTGAGGCTGGGCTAGGGGCCCGGAGACCGGTCAGGGAGGGGAGGCCTGCTCTGGAAATGGTGGCTGGGTTACCCTAAGGAGAGGAGCTGAGGGCAGTCGTGGTCCCCGAGGGGAGGACCCAGGAAACAGCTGATGGAAGAAAGGAGATAGCGTCAGGGTTCTTGGAGGAGTATGGGGTTCAGGGACTGGGGACCATTGCTGGGAGCCTTTGAGGAGTGAAGCTGTGATCTCCATGAGAAGGGAGGCTGGAGTCCCTTGGAGCAGGGGGCAATGTGTCACGCCTGAATTCCGGGGCCCCCTCAGAGCATGGCCCTTGGAAGTGAAGCCTGAAGGAATCAAGGTCAGTGTCCTGAGCAGGGGAAGGAGTTCAGGGGCTGGAGGAGtgagccaggctctgtgctgctgTGGGGAGGAACAGCTGGGGTCCCCGAGAAGAGGGGGAGTTTCAGCCAGGACTCTTGAGTCTCCAGGAGGGGAAAGGTGTTGGAGTCTGCGTGCCAGGGACTGTGAGGAATGGCAGGGGCAGTGGGTTCTGCTGAGGGCCCCTGTAAGGAGTTGGGGCAGCagagggggctgggggcctgcCTCCAGGATCCCTGTTAGGAGGGAGCCCAGAGGAAAGAGGCAGCGGCCTGCTGGGGTTCCTGTGAAAGGTAAGGCCTGAGGAGGAAGGAGGTGGCTCGTCTCCAGAGCGTCTGTGAGGAACAAAGGCTGGGAGCCTGCCCCAGGGGTCCCAGGGAttagtgtgggggtgggggtggggaatctgCAGGGAGAGGAAATGGGGACCAGCTTCTGGGATCCCTGTGTGCACTGAGGACTGGGGGCCTGCCTGCAGAGAGTCCCTGGGGTTCAGGGGCCTGCCCTGGTCGGGCCAGGAGGGAACCCCAAGGGAGGGACCTGCCCAAGGTAAGGCTTGGTCAGAAGGGAGGTAGGGGAAGGAGCAGTGGGGACGCCCCACAGACTTCCTGGAGAGGTTTTGGGTCAATCATTGACATCATGTCCCAGAACCACGGAGGGACAGAGTCCAGGGCACCTAGGAGAAGGGGCCACACCCCTTCCCAGATTCTCACCCCCGCCTGTGTCCCACATGGGACCCTGGCGGCCTGGCCCCACCTCCTCCCCGTGTGTACTCAGGGAGGACCAGGAACAGGACTTGTGGCCACAGCAATCTCAACTGCCGGCTCAGGTGTCAGCCTGACCGCTCCCCCGGAGAGGAGGCTGGCGGCAGCTGGGGACTAAGGTCCCTTCGGGGCAGGAGGTCTACAGCGTTGGGGGTGGGTCTCCTCCCTCTCCAGGTCCTACAGGAATTGATACCTTTGGCTCCAGCTTCTTTCCCCACAGCCTGGGGCCAGAGAgtggagggaaggactggggcaGATGTGGGAGGGACTGCGCCCACCCTGAGTAGGGGTGCAGAGAGGGGGAAGGACAAGGACTGGGATGTGAGAGCCACTGAGATGACTGAACGCAGAATCCCACGTCCCAGCTAGAGAAGAGACTCGGAAGAAAGGAGCCAGGGTGGAGGAAGGAGGTGAAGAGCCTTGAGGTGTGAGCATAAATGACCCATAAAAGGCCGCCCTTCCCCCCTACCTCCAAGGCCTCCTGGTTGGAGTTCACAGGGAGCAGCAAAGTTGCTGAGCAAGCCTGGATCCCACTCTCCGTGTTCTCTGCTCTCCCCTcctgccagccctgcccctctctttctccctccaaaTTCCTGAGTGCCCTGAGGACAGGGCTTAGGGTAGACCTTGCGGTGGGTAGGGATTTGGAGAGACTAGAAACTGGGGGAAAGAGATGCCTCTCAATGTCTCACTCCCCAcgctcctccccctgcccttcaGGGAAACCAGCCAAATATGACC
It encodes the following:
- the EHMT2 gene encoding histone-lysine N-methyltransferase EHMT2 isoform X3; translated protein: MAAAAGAAAAAAAEGEAPVEMGALVLEKEPRGATERVHGSLGDTPRSEETLPKANPDSLETAGPSSPASVTVTVGDEGADTPVGATPLIGDEPENLEGDGDLHGGRILLGHATKSFPSSPSKGGACPSRAKMSMTGAGKSPPSVQSLAMRLLSMPGAQGAPAAGPEPPQATASPEGQPKVHRARKTMSKPGNGQPPVPEKRPPEVQHFRMSDDVHSLGKVTSDVAKRRKLNSGGGLSEELASTRSSGDVTLEKGDPGSLEEWETVVGDDFSLYYDSYSVDERVDSDSKSEVEALAEQLSEEEEEEEEEEEEEEEEEEEEEEEEEDEESGNQSDRSGSSGRRKAKKKWRKDSPWVKPSRKRRKREPPRAKEPRGVNGVGSSGPSEYMEVPLGSLELPSEGTLSPNHAGVSNDTSSLETERGFEELPLCSCRMEAPKIDRISERAGHKCMATESVDGELSGCNAAILKRETMRPSSRVALMVLCETHRARMVKHHCCPGCGYFCTAGTFLECHPDFRVAHRFHKACVSQLNGMVFCPHCGEDASEAQEVTIPRGDGVTPPAGTAAPAPPPLAQDAPGRADTSQPSARMRGQGEPRRPPCDPLADTIDSSGPSLALPNGGCLSAVGLPPGPGREALEKALVIQESERRKKLRFHPRQLYLSVKQGELQKVILMLLDNLDPNFQSDQQSKRTPLHAAAQKGSVEICHVLLQAGANINAVDKQQRTPLMEAVVNNHLEVARYMVQRGGCVYSKEEDGSTCLHHAAKIGNLEMVSLLLSTGQVDVNAQDSGGWTPIIWAAEHKHIEVIRMLLTRGADVTLTDNEENICLHWASFTGSAAIAEVLLNARCDLHAVNYHGDTPLHIAARESYHDCVLLFLSRGANPELRNKEGDTAWDLTPERSDVWFALQLNRKLRLGVGNRAIRTEKIICRDVARGYENVPIPCVNGVDGEPCPEDYKYISENCETSTMNIDRNITHLQHCTCVDDCSSSNCLCGQLSIRCWYDKDGRLLQEFNKIEPPLIFECNQACSCWRNCKNRVVQSGIKVRLQLYRTAKMGWGVRALQTIPQGTFICEYVGELISDAEADVREDDSYLFDLDNKDGEVYCIDARYYGNISRFINHLCDPNIIPVRVFMLHQDLRFPRIAFFSSRDIRAGEELGFDYGDRFWDIKSKYFTCQCGSEKCKHSAEAIALEQSRLARLDPHPELLPELSSLPPVNP
- the EHMT2 gene encoding histone-lysine N-methyltransferase EHMT2 isoform X4; this translates as MAAAAGAAAAAAAEGEAPVEMGALVLEKEPRGATERVHGSLGDTPRSEETLPKANPDSLETAGPSSPASVTVTVGDEGADTPVGATPLIGDEPENLEGDGDLHGGRILLGHATKSFPSSPSKGGACPSRAKMSMTGAGKSPPSVQSLAMRLLSMPGAQGAPAAGPEPPQATASPEGQPKVHRARKTMSKPGNGQPPVPEKRPPEVQHFRMSDDVHSLGKVTSDVAKRRKLNSGGGLSEELASTRSSGDVTLEKGDPGSLEEWETVVGDDFSLYYDSYSVDERVDSDSKSEVEALAEQLSEEEEEEEEEEEEEEEEEEEEEEEEEDEESGNQSDRSGSSGRRKAKKKWRKDSPWVKPSRKRRKREPPRAKEPRGVSNDTSSLETERGFEELPLCSCRMEAPKIDRISERAGHKCMATESVDGELSGCNAAILKRETMRPSSRVALMVLCETHRARMVKHHCCPGCGYFCTAGTFLECHPDFRVAHRFHKACVSQLNGMVFCPHCGEDASEAQEVTIPRGDGVTPPAGTAAPAPPPLAQDAPGRADTSQPSARMRGQGEPRRPPCDPLADTIDSSGPSLALPNGGCLSAVGLPPGPGREALEKALVIQESERRKKLRFHPRQLYLSVKQGELQKVILMLLDNLDPNFQSDQQSKRTPLHAAAQKGSVEICHVLLQAGANINAVDKQQRTPLMEAVVNNHLEVARYMVQRGGCVYSKEEDGSTCLHHAAKIGNLEMVSLLLSTGQVDVNAQDSGGWTPIIWAAEHKHIEVIRMLLTRGADVTLTDNEENICLHWASFTGSAAIAEVLLNARCDLHAVNYHGDTPLHIAARESYHDCVLLFLSRGANPELRNKEGDTAWDLTPERSDVWFALQLNRKLRLGVGNRAIRTEKIICRDVARGYENVPIPCVNGVDGEPCPEDYKYISENCETSTMNIDRNITHLQHCTCVDDCSSSNCLCGQLSIRCWYDKDGRLLQEFNKIEPPLIFECNQACSCWRNCKNRVVQSGIKVRLQLYRTAKMGWGVRALQTIPQGTFICEYVGELISDAEADVREDDSYLFDLDNKDGEVYCIDARYYGNISRFINHLCDPNIIPVRVFMLHQDLRFPRIAFFSSRDIRAGEELGFDYGDRFWDIKSKYFTCQCGSEKCKHSAEAIALEQSRLARLDPHPELLPELSSLPPVNP
- the EHMT2 gene encoding histone-lysine N-methyltransferase EHMT2 isoform X1; the protein is MLRGCNGAGGPERDLQQSGGPAPGADEGTRGWEVGGVGTEARVQSPAAPEWAAGAGAPGARARGTRGRPPGWGAAGAGGVGARGPRGLGDKGGAARAAGRRGRGRGAEAPPPPPPLFSAPEMRGLPRGRGLMRARGRGRAAPPGSRGRGRGGAHRGRGRPRSLLSLPRAQASWAPQLPTGLTSPPIPCVPSQGEAPVEMGALVLEKEPRGATERVHGSLGDTPRSEETLPKANPDSLETAGPSSPASVTVTVGDEGADTPVGATPLIGDEPENLEGDGDLHGGRILLGHATKSFPSSPSKGGACPSRAKMSMTGAGKSPPSVQSLAMRLLSMPGAQGAPAAGPEPPQATASPEGQPKVHRARKTMSKPGNGQPPVPEKRPPEVQHFRMSDDVHSLGKVTSDVAKRRKLNSGGGLSEELASTRSSGDVTLEKGDPGSLEEWETVVGDDFSLYYDSYSVDERVDSDSKSEVEALAEQLSEEEEEEEEEEEEEEEEEEEEEEEEEDEESGNQSDRSGSSGRRKAKKKWRKDSPWVKPSRKRRKREPPRAKEPRGVNGVGSSGPSEYMEVPLGSLELPSEGTLSPNHAGVSNDTSSLETERGFEELPLCSCRMEAPKIDRISERAGHKCMATESVDGELSGCNAAILKRETMRPSSRVALMVLCETHRARMVKHHCCPGCGYFCTAGTFLECHPDFRVAHRFHKACVSQLNGMVFCPHCGEDASEAQEVTIPRGDGVTPPAGTAAPAPPPLAQDAPGRADTSQPSARMRGQGEPRRPPCDPLADTIDSSGPSLALPNGGCLSAVGLPPGPGREALEKALVIQESERRKKLRFHPRQLYLSVKQGELQKVILMLLDNLDPNFQSDQQSKRTPLHAAAQKGSVEICHVLLQAGANINAVDKQQRTPLMEAVVNNHLEVARYMVQRGGCVYSKEEDGSTCLHHAAKIGNLEMVSLLLSTGQVDVNAQDSGGWTPIIWAAEHKHIEVIRMLLTRGADVTLTDNEENICLHWASFTGSAAIAEVLLNARCDLHAVNYHGDTPLHIAARESYHDCVLLFLSRGANPELRNKEGDTAWDLTPERSDVWFALQLNRKLRLGVGNRAIRTEKIICRDVARGYENVPIPCVNGVDGEPCPEDYKYISENCETSTMNIDRNITHLQHCTCVDDCSSSNCLCGQLSIRCWYDKDGRLLQEFNKIEPPLIFECNQACSCWRNCKNRVVQSGIKVRLQLYRTAKMGWGVRALQTIPQGTFICEYVGELISDAEADVREDDSYLFDLDNKDGEVYCIDARYYGNISRFINHLCDPNIIPVRVFMLHQDLRFPRIAFFSSRDIRAGEELGFDYGDRFWDIKSKYFTCQCGSEKCKHSAEAIALEQSRLARLDPHPELLPELSSLPPVNP